Below is a genomic region from Helianthus annuus cultivar XRQ/B chromosome 2, HanXRQr2.0-SUNRISE, whole genome shotgun sequence.
GAATTAGGGTTTTTTCCGAATTCTGACGATCTTTGTGCGTCGGTAAGGCCTAACCAAAGTTTTTCGTGTGGCGCCAAAGACAAACTAATTGGGCCTGTGGGCCAGGTTCTTAGCATGTCGCCAAAAACCCCTCATTAGTTCTTCATTTGGTGCTAAGAACTAGAATACTTGATTTTTCATTTGCTTTTCACTGGTTTTTCCCGCGTGCGCGTTTTTCCACGATTTAGCTCCTTCTATGCACGGGTACCTGTAAAAATACAACTAACTAGATACAagctaaaaacaaataaaacaactaATTAACTAACTATAAACGTATAGAATCGTACGGAAATACAAATGTGTTTCGCAACACATCAATGATTTGCATGCATGAAGTTGAAAACATGTAGAATGCTATATACGATTTCACATGCATGAAGCTAAAAAAACATGATCAAGGATAACGTTTTGATAACTTTTTATGTTTCATGAGTCATGTAACATTAGCTAATGCATGTTATCAAGGGTGTATCTTTGATAATCATTAAAGAGGAGTTCCATGGAGAACTTTAAGGATTATTAATCCTTGTATTCCGTTTATTATAAACCGTTAATTTTCCTATTGTGAATACCATGAACGACCCTATCATAAAAAAAAGTTTTCCCCTTCTAAGTTTAATTTGAAATCTATTAATGTAAGCACTATTTAGGACGGGGTGTGACATAACACATCTTGAGGGCTAACACCTTCCTTGAGCTCAGTGTTCGGTGTGGAACCTTTAAAAATATCTTTCGGTTTCTAATCCACTACACCATGGTTGTAGTTATTTCACACTCAATTTGGTTTTTTGTTTCTTGTTTACTGTATCCATGGTAATAGGTTTTCAAATGTTTTAatgaaaatttcaatttttcatgTATATTTCAACGTGTTGGTCCGCTTAAAGCTTTCAAAACCGGTACACAAATCCCAACAATTCTCAACTTACCACATGTGCAGTGCACTCTCTATCATTgttaaatgttttcaaatatgCGGGTTATTACAATATAGGTCGATCATTATTTCATCACTAACATTCCTTATATATAAGGGATGTCTGTGATTGCTTATTAAAAACTCCTTTTTCGAAAAGTCAGTCCCCTCTAAGTTGTCTTTTTCAATTTCAAAGCATCAAAACCTCATTTTTAACCTATTACTCAAACATCATTTTATAAAAATCTCTTTTTTGTAAAAGTTATAAATCAATAAGTTGGTTAATAAGAAATCCAAAAAGAAGCCATAATTACTGTATATTAATAAATGAATTGAAATGAacagtgattttaatattatatatattaataaatttaatattatatatattaataaacgaattgaaatgaacagtgattttaatattataatactatacagtttttttaatatttttattattttaatattataataatagttattttctttattttttaactttaatcttttttttttaatatcaggggttgTGATAAGCTTGGTGacaaccggtatcgaaccagtactggtatcgaaaataccggtacggtcctgttcggtatcaaTACATAAAAGTAAAAACcgacactaatacagaaaacgccaaaagttggtgtcgaattgatattggaaatcttttgattcgggaaattcagtgctgctacccggtaccatttgctcatccctgatcacgattaccgtacgaacaacagtACCGTACAACTTTTTTTACAACTTTTATTAGTTTGATAATGAATGTATCAtgtgtataatttgaaaatgttACTGTCCTCATTCTAAAGTCATTATTTTTTATTGCCTTAAATAAATGCTTTCCTCAAagtaaagtaaaataaaataaaataaaatgtaaggAAGGGAAGGGAAGGGAAGGGAAATGTGAATGTCTGGGGCTAATATATGATCGATTAGGCAGGGAGGGAGGGGGAAGTGCAAAAGCAGGAGGAGGAGCAGCATCATCTTGTGTGATGGCGAAGGGGGGCAGTGAGGAGGGTGAAAGTTGGTGCTACTCCCTGGAGAAATTCAATCTGTACGAGACTAGGGCCCGGTACTATCTCATCGGCAGTGATCGGAACAAGCGATTCTTCCGAGTCCTCAAAATTGATCGAATGGAACCCTCCGATCTTAACATAAGCCAAGATCCAGTCGTCTATCCTCCTCAAGAGGTCAAGAGCCTGCTTCACCGGATTGCCGAGGGCAATCGAGCCACGGGTGGCTGTATCTTCGTCAACAAGGTTTACGGCATCGCCGGTTGTATTAAGTTCTTGGAGTCTTATTATTTGATTTTGGTTACCAAGCGTAAGCAGATTGGCTCTATCTGTGGTCATGCCATCTACAGCATCCAAGAGACCCAAATTCTTACAATTCCACATGTCTCTGTGCAGACCGATCTTGCTCATTCCAAAACCGAGCTCAGGTATGTATATAGTATCATCATTAATTTATTATTAGCATAAATAAATCATTATTATGTTCTTCTATATATGGAATGGAAGACTACTAGAAATGCATTCTCCATTTCCAAGAATGATTTCTTTGGTTTTTCGTCTACCCTTTTCATACCAATTAATATGAGAGAGAGGTAGGTCTCTCTCAATACTAAAAATGAATGGAAATACAGGAGGCGGTTCTCCTTCCGAATTGGCTTCTGGCTATGCTCAATAGATGATTATGCCTAACCTTTAACGACTCAATCAAGCATTCACAACTAATACTACTATACTTATATAGATAACGATACTAATTAAGAAAATATCAAACCATATTATATTATTAACTATGGGAACGATATAATTCTCATTAACCATATAAGCAGCATAAGTGTTGTTACCTATTTCATAACAACGTGGTTAGATTCGTGATAATAACCAAATGAAAagaaaaggttattgcctactaTTTAAGTAATATGTAATCTCCCAATGTCTAAAGGACCCAAAGCCTACATAATAAAATCCATAACCCTAATGACCTCGTCGATATTTTATTTGCCATGGTTAGCAAGACACTTGGAAAACTACACTTACACGAAAATAATGACAAAGAATCCAGTTAATACATAAAAGACAAATAAGTAATATTGACTTGTAAGCGTGACCCGTCTCACTATTTTCTATTCACATATTGTTATAAACATCTAGTGGGGGAAACAGTATAATCGTCATATTAACCAAGGAAGGTAGCACAAGTACACCAGCCTATCGGTTTCTATTTTCtgtttatcatcatcatcatcactacaACTTGTTTCTAAACCCATCCCTCAATATTTGGCTGCACATTGGCATTTTTCTTTATATAGTTTGGTTACATTGCGTTCATCACATAAATCATTTCATATATCATCTTTTACTGTCTTCACATTCTGATACCTTGTGATTATGGGAACACTTTTCTTTATTTTCAGTTATTCCTCATAATCTTGACCACGTAATAAAAGTTTCAACATAGAATGCGTTGGTTTTGCGTAACATTGAAATgcataataaattaataataaatatcagGTTACGTTGATTTGAACATAGTTTATAATATTGCTGCAGGTATAAGAAGCTGTTATCCAGTGTGGATTTGACAAAAGATTTTTACTATAGTTACACGTATCCTATAATGCGAAGTTTGCAAAAAAATGTCTTATCCAATGGTAATGAAGGGATGCCATATGATGACATATTTGTGTGGAATGCTTTTCTAACACAACCAATTCGATCAAGATGCCATAACACTATCTGGACTATTGCTCTCGTTCATGGAAATTTTAAGCAGGTTTGTTGCTATTACACCTGTTTGTAGTATCTCCATGTTAGAGTGAAGGGTTTTGTTCTCTTTAGTTAGGTGAAAGCTCCCCTCTATAAATAATTTAAATACGGGTATCGTAATTCTTTTCTTATACCCAAAAAAGTTGGTAGGAGGATAATGAAGTTTTTTTATACATGGCGGACATTTTTAATAAGAATGCTGGCATAATCAATGAAAACCAACTCATTAGTACATCATCAGATAGAGGGGGTTATCTTTTCGTGTGACAAATCTTAACACGGCTCACATGTAGATTGAACAAAAAAGTTTGTTGGAATTCATCGTCTAGTTCATTAGAAGTTTTCAATGATAAAAATTCAACCGTAGGTGTTCTTTAGTTAAAAAAGGTCAGTAGATGTTTTGTGTGGATTCACTATTGTTGTATATATGATTACAGGTACGACTATCGGTTTTTGGAAGAGACTTCAGTATTGCACTCTTGTCCAAGAGATCTCGCCACTTTGCTGGGACACGGTATGTATAAATTTATATATTCTGTCTTTTGCTTACAAAAATGGTATGGACATATATTCTTATTAGCTGTGTATTGGTATTGGTTTCCATGGATACACAGTTACTTGAAAAGGGGAGTGAATGATAGAGGTAGGGTTGCAAATGATGTTGAGACGGAGCAAATTGTTCTTGATGAAGAAGCGGGATCATTCAAAGGGAAAATGAGTTCTGTTGTGCAAATGAGGGGCTCAATTCCCCTGTTTTGGTCACAAGAAGCTTCACGGTTAAGTCCAAAACCTGATATCATATGTAAGAAGAGTCACCTTTTTTCACACTCCTGTTCAATTTCAGTCGAAAAtagataaaaataataatttgctTATTTATTACTTTGATATACTTAATAAGAGAGAAATAGTATGCTTATTTCTATGGTAATGGAAATATATATTGACACTAGAGGGGCGGTGGATTGTGAATCCACGATGCGCGGGTGGTCGTTTGCCCAAATTATATTAATCTTTGATCCTGGTTGTAGTGCAAAGATATGATCCTACATATGAGGCAACCAAACTTCACTTTGAAGATCTGGAAAAGAGATATGGCAATCCACTTATCGTGCTTAACCTGATCAAGGTTTGTTTTTGGAAAAGTTGATATTAGGATTAAAATACTTGGTAGTTAATGTAATGGTTATgaatgcaatgcaatgcaatgcagACTGTGGAGAAAAGGCCAAGAGAAATGATGTTACGGCGTGAATTCGCGAATGCAGTTGGGTATCTAAACCAGATACTTCCAGAAGAAAGTCAGCTTAGGTTTATCCACTGGGATTTTCACAAGTTTGCAAAGAGCAAATCGGCTAACATCTTGGGTGTTTTGGCTGGTGTTGCTGGTGAGGCTTTGGATTTGACAGGCTTCTATTATAGTGGAAAGCCAGCTGTTGTTAAAAAGAAATCAATCCAACTCAGTAGGACAAGTACTGCCAGGTATAAACAATCAACTCTGCCTTTCTTTGGTATAAACAATCAACATTGCCTTTTTAGTTCTGAGTGATTGTCATCATTAAATCATTCCTTGATTAACTTATAGTCATTTAAGAGAGTTGACTAACAAAAAAAGTATAGCGAATAACTTGTTTTCATGTTAACGATGTCAACATGGCAAGTTTAAGATTTTGGGAGTGCAAAATACCACTTGTCCCACCCAAGCACAAGTGTTCTCTCATCCACAGCTAAGACGCTGAACGACAGTATAAGGCGTATGCTCTGAAACCTGAaaggtggtgtatggctagcTACAACAACCTCATATTCGTATTGTAAGATTGTCATGATCGccatgatattgtccgctttgcACCCACTAGCTCATAGTCTTTTTCTGTGCTTGTGGCCCCAAAACGCATCACATTTGGTCAGATCCCAGTAAGTTTGGGTTTAATTGTTGTAAGTTTGTGCAGGGATTCTTCTCTTAAAGATCTGAGAAATGGTTCAGGGGATCTGAGTAATAGTGATACGATGATGAAACAAGAGAAGAAGACTATTAAGAAATACAATAACAGCAACAATGGTCCACAGTTCCAAAGTGGAGTATTAAGAACAAATTGCATTGATTGTTTAGACCGTACAAATGTCGCACAATATGCATATGGTTTAGCCGCCTTAGGGCGCCAACTCCATGCCATGGGATTAACAGATGATCCAAAACTGGATCAGGATAGCAGTATTGCTGCTGCTCTTATGGATATGTACCTAAGCATGGGTGATGCTCTTGCACACCAGTATGGTGGTTCTGCTGCTCACAACACTGTATGTCTAATCTAATCCTTACTAATTATGATAtgacaaataataataataatagtaagaTCATGAattgctgctgctgctgcagGTATTCACGGAGAGGCAAGGAAAGTGGAAAGCTACAACACAATCTAGAGAATTTTTGAAATCTATCAAACGTTACTACAGCAATGCTTATACAGATGGTGAAAAACAAGATGCTATTAATTTGTATGTAATCTTCTATCTTACCTCACGTCTTCAGTCGTTCGTTAATCCCATTCATGATTCACCTTGACCCGTTGTCTATTTCTTGCGTTGACCAGATTTTTGGGCTACTTTCAGCCACAGGATGGAAAGCCAGCACTTTGGGAACTTGATTCTGATTATTATCTTCATGTATCTGGGATAGGGGATGACCTAGTCCCAGAAGGCTAGTAAGTTTCAAAATCACTCATTGGTTATATTTATTATTATGCAAGTTATTAATGAATGTTTTGGACATTTGCAGTTCACCTAGTGATGCTGAACCCGTAGGCATGGGGCGTTCTCTGACACCTATTGCAGCATGCAAAGAGGACTTTTCAAAGATGAAACTGACATCATTTTCGAAATTGATAGAAAAAACTTGTGGTTCAATAAAGAATGTTAGGCTTTGTAGTGAACTAGGTCACAAACCTGGAAATTCTGGGATGGCACCTGATGCAGTGTAAGTAAAGTATACTTCATTAGCTAGCTTTACTTCCTTCATGAGTTAACATTGGATTTTGCAGTGAAATACAACTGAGAAGTCCAAACTGGCTTTTTGGGCAGAAGAAGTTTGAAGAAAGTAGTTCTACAGTGAAAGTGGCGCCAGATGAACTAGGGCGTGAAGAAGATGAGAAGAAATTTGATGAATTATGTGACCCCAATTGGATTTCTTCCGCTAATGACACTAATCAGGAGGATGTATTTCAAAGGTATTTCTCTAGcaaaatcatcttcttctttttatCCACAAAACTACGTGCTGCTTATTATTGGTGGCACAACATACAACATACATATAGCTGCTAGTGTTTTCTTACTCACCACTCACTATTACTACTCCTAATTTACACCCCTCAACCTCTAGGGGCTACAAGCCCTTTGATGTATAGCTGCtgctagttgcttatgttgataCAATTTCATTACCAATACTGATTTAGCCGTCTGGACAAAAAGCTTATTCAGGATCACATATTAACAGTTTCATTCTTGATTTTGACATGAGCTATTCGTACCGtttcatttttttatattaaacaaattCTGTAACATATGCATCATTTTTTTTGTAGTTATCTTGCAATGACTTCAATAGACGAAGCCAATGGTTGGTACGGTGGTACCTTGCTTACTGAGCAAGATGAAAACAGCGAGGTTTATAGTCACTATGCTCACTTTTGTCAGGTAAAAAAATATGCTGATTACTACAGTAGCAGTATCCCTTTTGATTTTGGGTAAACGGGTAGCTAAAAGGGAAACAGGAGGTTGAAAGAGTAAAACGGTCAAAAGTCGCCTAGAAAAGTCGTTTCATTGCAATCATATGGCTTTGTTTTaccaatttatatatatatattttttttgcaaCAAGTAGAACCCAGCGATGGAACCTTTCCAAAATGACAGTGAGAAAGAGAAGCATTATGAGGAGGTTCTTCATTCAGTGACAGTTATAGATGATGTGGAAGGTGAGATGGAAGCAGCAGTGACGGAATACGAGGTAATCGGGTTGGATCTTGGGATCTGCCCCAAGGCATTCAATGCTCTTGCCGTTGACCCGACTCACTTGACCAGGTGGATGATTGGAGAACACAGGCTCAACAAGGTCTAAGCCTTGAAATCATCATCTTCTTTCTGTCTTGTACAGTGTTGAATGGAATTTGTGTTGACTTATCATTttgtatgtatttttttttttcaaagaagtGAAATAAAAATAGTATTGGATAACTGATTAGTTTAGTGGTGGTGAAAGGTGTCCTACTTTGAACCATGTTTTCTTTATCCACATTACCTACCTTTAAAAGCAGCAGCAGCAGCGAGTAATTGGACATCACATCATGGCTTCTCACATCCCTTCTCTCTCTTCCAATCCCATTATTATTATTCTGAATCGAAGAGGAAATATCACAACTCAGGCTTCAAAAACCACTGGTTTTTCACTTAACTCGGTAAGTTTTATTCATTACTCTCTATGTTACTACTAAAAAAGGGTAATTGCACGGGACCCCTGACCGCGGAAGGGATCTCCCTTCACAAGCTAGCGACCCGGCAACGCTGCCTGGCGGTGACTACCCAGCCGAGTTCGAGGGGAGCGAAGAGCCTACAAGCAGGATTCGAACCCGCGCCACTTTGGACTCCCGAACCGGTTTTAGATGGGTGCCGCCGGTGGCCACTGGGCTGACACCCTGTGGTTTCTCTGTGTTACTACTAATCAACCTTCAAAGTGATTTGATGGAACATTGTATATAGGGCAACAAATAGCGTATGACTGATGTAATGAAATGATTATGAGCATCAAGGGGTCTTAATTAACAACACTCTTAATCATTCTTGTAACTATAGATTGATAAAGGTACCGTTACAAAGATGGTCAACATTATTCGGTATGCAATTTAACCATCTTTCCCAACTCGGGTTTTTATTACTTCATACCTTTTCATTACTATTTCATTAATATCATTAAACGCCGGCCACATCAAACTATTGTATTGTTCTGTTTATCTTCTATTAATCTGTTTATCTTCTATTTGTGGTTGTTAAAAATGTCTCTAGTCCTTTTGACATTCAAATAAAGCTTTTAAGTTCTATATAGGGAAgcgttatcttgagaacgctaaatattgcgagaaccgtgagaacgagtGAGAAAAACAATCAAAACCgagttttttttaatacaaacctcattctaattaaaatacatcaaaaaagaattcacaacatcaattaattcatttctcctctcaaTATCACTCTTACTAGCATTTTTAcacgtgtaaatataacaaatctacacatgtgtaaatgacaaacttacacatgtgtaaattttaattatttacgaattcacataaatttaaacgtgtaaaattaatttctaacattgtattcgttCTAGTTTGACCCCTTTTCTCACCGAAGAAAAAACTTCAAATATGTTTTGAGAGAAAGTGAAATGACTTGGTGGCCCATTGGACAACTTTTATAAATGCCTAGGTTTGAAGGTTTTGTATTCAAGTCCCACAAATGACAGGATTAAAAGGTTACACTGCATGTGAAActactaaaaaaataataatagtgTATTCATAATTGTATACACAGCATGTACACATAAAATGCTTTTCTAATTTACTGCAATAATAATATGATATTTGCAGATTTTCAAGAAATGTGAAACCTGTGGAGGCCAAGGTGCCATCGACTGTGCTGGATGCAAGGTCTCATCATTTATCTTTTAACATATTTTTAGTTACGTATTCATATCTATCatcatttatgtttgtttgtgtCAATTATTGTTTGCTTGTGTCgtttattttatgtttgtttgtgtCATTATTGTTTGCTTGtgtcgtttatgttcgtgaacccTTTGTTAAGAATTTTCAAACAACGAACATAAACAGACACAAACACGTTAATTCCTTAACGAACAAATGGACAAGAAAATCTGTTCAGTTAAAGTTAAACGAACCCGAACAGGTCTCATTCGTGTAAGTTCAATTTGTTTACATGCCTAATACTAAAAAATAAAAGTGGTTGCGATTATTTTTATGTTTGATACAGGGAACGGGAAAAAACAAGAAGAATGGGAATATATTCGAGCGTTGGAAGTAAGATCATTCTCTCATcttctgtttttttttctttttttttttaatttatggtGTTTAATACGACATATAAActgaattttattttaaattttcttCATAAAAAACAAGATTTATATGTATTATATAATCAGATTTTGTTATTAGGTATAGGATGTTTACATTAAAATGATTTGACATCAAAAAATATTCAAACTGATCGTTTTTTAACGTTTTTATTATCATCTACAGTctttaaataaatattaaaactttTATTCTAACTAGAATGTTGTAATTAAAATGTTTGAATAAATTCTAGTGAAAGAGCGGGTATTTAATTAGAAAATTTGATAAAGGAGTTGAGATGTAAAAGAGATTAAACACCAAAATTTACCCTTCAAAAAACTATTacgggtatgtttggcatggagtgTTTAGAAGTTTTTAGGAGCTTCTAGTTTTAATCTTTTAAGAAAAAACTCATACTCAATAAAAATctttgtttggttgaaggagcttgaagcttttaggttaggagttTGAAACTTTTGGTTGAACGttcctactagtagcgtttagaaggagctacaagcttttagggaaaaaatgactattttaaccttgaaagaaagataatgaactttttaatgaacaaactttttaaatttcTAATTATGTCCATCTTGGTCATTttctacattttattaaaagcttcagctactctgccaaacaccaaatatatccaAAAAGCTATAGCTACTAGCTACTAGTTACCAGCTTTCAGCCACCAACTACCAgtcaccagctacttttgccaaacataccctatagCTTCACCTCCATTTATCCATTCCATCATGAAACCATTTATTCAAAATGGGAAAGGCTACTATGTTGAATTGTTGATGAATCAAGAACGATTCTGAAACGGAACACAATGAATTAACTTTGATTTTACTGAAATGATCTTTGATGGCTAGTTTTCtatttagtttttggttttgattttggtCCACTAATCAATTTTTTTATATTCACTTGTCTTCTTATACATTAATTTTTGTTGATTCATcattgattttgattttggttcACTGGATGTGATGATTGCATATCCATGGAACTGAGAATGGGGTTGCAAGGGCAAAATCCCAAAAAATCAAGTGGAAAGGAGGTTAACACCCGTGGAGATCTCGCTATCAAGAGGGGCAACGCCTTTGGTGCGTGGATGGCGGGGTATTGTGGGTGGTGTGGAGGGGCTTTGCCCTCCCCGCTACACACCCCATAACATGTAGTCTAAGATGGAATAACTCAACTCACGTACATGGCTACATATGAGATTTGTGTACGGGTTTTAACATCTtttataacaaaaacaataaacgtATACAAAACTTTATATACATTTAAAGCCACTTACCAAGGATCCATTTACAACAACTTAAGAAATCGAGAACACTCACTAAGGATCCATTTACAAGAACTTCTCACGCTTTTGATTCTGGTTGAGTCTATCATTATATGTCTTATGTGATAACGTTGAGTGAGAATAAAAGCTTTATTTGATTTTATCTTCGTTTTCTTTAGATATTTTTACAACTTATTTCTATTCTTTTGATAACTTAAACAGATGTTACGATTGCCAAGGATTTGGGTTAAAGAGCTGCCCAAGCTGCGGGAAGGGAGGCTTGACACCCGAACAAAGAGGCGAACGTTGATCGCTCATACATAAAACTTTCTTGTTTATATAATATGTCGCACCTGATATGAATAAAATTTACGTCTTTGTTTTAGAAACATCAATTCAGTGATGCAATTTACCTAACATCCTGACACATTTCTTATATAACAATAATTTAATCTGTTTCACCTGTTAGAGTTAAAACATATCCAAATAGATCGTTTCATCCATAAATAAGTGGGCCGACTAGCCTTTATTAGAAATGAAGAAACACGACCGGTGACTTTCTCTAGGTATGAGAAGAACTAATGTCCTTATCTGTATTTTTTTTGTCACCAAATTTCATTCCAATCAACAAGgaaaattacataaggatagcaggtagacgggcaacaaagtgtgccgccatccctttctgaatagaaaaccctaatctactaatgACAAAGCCTCGCCtgtgaggggtcgaaaagttgctatggaccacacgctgaactctagcCAAGAACCAAACCACTTCCGGCGCCAAAGAGCCGAACCTGTCAAACGCCAGGGGGGACAAAGGCAtgctgattatcctcacaagctttcgcatgcttttccaccttctttgactctACTTTCAATACCGCTTGCCCCAccacaaacccattttcccgGAACCCGGCTAGGGGGGACAAAGGCATGCTGATTATCTGTATTGAAAACAAGATTGGTGATATTGAAAACTACATTCAAGAGACTTTTTCCCTTGATGATCACATCTTAGTCCTTTGGGAcgttgatgtcacacccccaaaatccacacgcggagtatcaccgcttgggagcgtgactgaccaggatcaagccaccaatcatattgaacatgtaattaatattaagtaaaataaatgtaaaccgtccattcaatacgataggtgttcaaaacataaccatagtttcaaagtgtagcggaagcatagtaaataaaccaacaa
It encodes:
- the LOC110918852 gene encoding protein PHOTOSYSTEM I ASSEMBLY 2, chloroplastic, encoding MASHIPSLSSNPIIIILNRRGNITTQASKTTGFSLNSIFKKCETCGGQGAIDCAGCKGTGKNKKNGNIFERWKCYDCQGFGLKSCPSCGKGGLTPEQRGER
- the LOC110918845 gene encoding phosphatidylinositol-3-phosphatase SAC1 produces the protein MAKGGSEEGESWCYSLEKFNLYETRARYYLIGSDRNKRFFRVLKIDRMEPSDLNISQDPVVYPPQEVKSLLHRIAEGNRATGGCIFVNKVYGIAGCIKFLESYYLILVTKRKQIGSICGHAIYSIQETQILTIPHVSVQTDLAHSKTELRYKKLLSSVDLTKDFYYSYTYPIMRSLQKNVLSNGNEGMPYDDIFVWNAFLTQPIRSRCHNTIWTIALVHGNFKQVRLSVFGRDFSIALLSKRSRHFAGTRYLKRGVNDRGRVANDVETEQIVLDEEAGSFKGKMSSVVQMRGSIPLFWSQEASRLSPKPDIILQRYDPTYEATKLHFEDLEKRYGNPLIVLNLIKTVEKRPREMMLRREFANAVGYLNQILPEESQLRFIHWDFHKFAKSKSANILGVLAGVAGEALDLTGFYYSGKPAVVKKKSIQLSRTSTARDSSLKDLRNGSGDLSNSDTMMKQEKKTIKKYNNSNNGPQFQSGVLRTNCIDCLDRTNVAQYAYGLAALGRQLHAMGLTDDPKLDQDSSIAAALMDMYLSMGDALAHQYGGSAAHNTVFTERQGKWKATTQSREFLKSIKRYYSNAYTDGEKQDAINLFLGYFQPQDGKPALWELDSDYYLHVSGIGDDLVPEGYSPSDAEPVGMGRSLTPIAACKEDFSKMKLTSFSKLIEKTCGSIKNVRLCSELGHKPGNSGMAPDAVEIQLRSPNWLFGQKKFEESSSTVKVAPDELGREEDEKKFDELCDPNWISSANDTNQEDVFQSYLAMTSIDEANGWYGGTLLTEQDENSEVYSHYAHFCQNPAMEPFQNDSEKEKHYEEVLHSVTVIDDVEGEMEAAVTEYEVIGLDLGICPKAFNALAVDPTHLTRWMIGEHRLNKV